GGCAAGCGCCAGTTGGACGGTGGAAAACGACACCGCCCGCGCAACCACGAGGAGCGCCACGCTTGCGACCGTGGTGAGGAAGATGTACGGCACGATGTTCGAACGGAAGACGTGTTTCGGCTGGTTTTGACCGAGCAGAAAGAAGACGATCGGCGGCCCGCTCAGGCTGGTGCTCGTGGAGAGGAACCCGCTGAGCACCCCAGCAGCGATGGTCTGCCACAGGGCGGTGGTGACCGCGGGACGGAATCCGGTGAACATCACGACCGCGAAGACCGCGGTGAGCCCGGCGATCAACACCTTGAGCAGGCCCGGGTGCCCCCACAGCAGCACAGCCAGCCCACCGGGCATGCCGGCGAGGCTGCCGACGAACAGCCGCCCAACAAGCCTCCAATCGGTCCCCTGCCGGATTTCGGGACGGGCCGCCAGGATACCGCTCACCAGGACGCCGAGGATCAGGGTCGTTTCGACGACGGTGTCCGCGGGATAGACAAAGGTCAGCAAGGGCGCAGCGAGCAGGTTAAAGCCAAACCCCGTGACGGCGGCCGTGGCCGCGGCGCCGAGCGTGACCAGCGCGGCGTAGATCAGGACGAGCCGCGTCGCGAAGATCCCGCGACGGCGGTGTGCGCGGTCAGCGCCTCAACCGCGGCGCCCACCGATCCCACCAGTGTATCAATCTCGGGGTCGGTGACGACGAGCGGCGGCGCCACCATGATCGGGTTGTCCACAAACGCGAGGACTTCGCGGGTGCGCAGGTCGCGCTCGAGGCGGTCGAGGTCTCGCGTCCTGAGCCGGAGGGGCGCCCGAGTGGTCCGGTCCTCCACCAGCTCGATCGCGACCATCAGGCCCAGCCCGCGCACTTCGCCGACGATCGGGCACGGCTCCAGCGCCCGCCGGAGACCCTCCAGGAGGCGCGCACCTCCTCGCGCCGCACGAGCACGAAGGTCTTCGGCGGCGATGATCTGAAGGCAGGTCAGGGCGGCCGCGCACGCCGCCGGGTGGCCGCTGAACGTGAACCCGTGCGGGATAAGCCGCCGTTCGAGGCGGGAGGCCACGTGGCGGCGCATCGCCACCGCGCCGAGGGTCTGGTATCCTCCTGTCATGCCTTTGCCGAGGACC
The sequence above is a segment of the bacterium genome. Coding sequences within it:
- a CDS encoding sulfite exporter TauE/SafE family protein translates to MFATRLVLIYAALVTLGAAATAAVTGFGFNLLAAPLLTFVYPADTVVETTLILGVLVSGILAARPEIRQGTDWRLVGRLFVGSLAGMPGGLAVLLWGHPGLLKVLIAGLTAVFAVVMFTGFRPAVTTALWQTIAAGVLSGFLSTSTSLSGPPIVFFLLGQNQPKHVFRSNIVPYIFLTTVASVALLVVARAVSFSTVQLALA